Proteins co-encoded in one Fusarium fujikuroi IMI 58289 draft genome, chromosome FFUJ_chr06 genomic window:
- a CDS encoding related to berberine bridge enzyme has translation MTSPRSLRRFVFASLFSLAFAQNKAEELTKCLDKAGVRNVIESDSQWAAETTQFQKRIRPQPAAIAFPESRDQVALALECAREADVNANALGPAHSFQGNGFGKPGNLVINMAAFDDVKYDSKTTLMTFGGGAHVGPVAKYLWDTAGRHVPHVRGAHVGVTGSSIGGGFGTTSRYLGTPMDNIVEVEYMLYNGTIVKAGRGSELLWAAQGAGASYGIILSMTTKTFKPEFDKAINFTLSMGDLSPRDGARALVAIQDYATSKDCPDTFAFRWSLMAPPYDGTGYFYGNPDSFDGVIRPLVNKLKTIKSTVEVKKTVLPWWDLEVAVAGAGMNQPDGGFLGGRAFYTQSLTTTTDHPLTLEQAQILFESTTLAFNRTDLTKFAYLDLWGGVSRNIKDSDTGYAHGRNLWLIRWDANSVNPFVFPADAIPYLRGLMKPFEDALVKGGSKLRGFVNYADTELTEKEWSSRLYGANYERLKKIKAKIDPEGLFTGHKQSIPLP, from the coding sequence ATGACATCTCCACGCTCTCTGCGACGTTTTGTCTTCGCCTCTCTCTTTTCCCTAGCCTTTGCTCAGAACAAGGCTGAGGAATTGACCAAGTGTCTCGACAAGGCTGGCGTAAGAAATGTCATCGAGTCTGACAGTCAATGGGCCGCAGAGACAACTCAGTTCCAGAAGCGTATCCGTCCCCAGCCTGCTGCAATTGCGTTCCCCGAATCTCGCGATCAGGTCGCCCTTGCGCTAGAATGTGCGCGAGAGGCTGATGTCAACGCAAATGCCCTTGGTCCAGCCCACTCGTTCCAAGGAAATGGCTTCGGAAAGCCCGGGAACTTGgtcatcaacatggctgCCTTTGACGACGTCAAGTATGACTCAAAGACCACCCTCATGACCTTTGGTGGCGGCGCTCATGTTGGACCTGTTGCCAAGTATCTTTGGGACACTGCTGGACGCCATGTTCCTCACGTCCGTGGTGCCCATGTTGGAGTCACTGGATCCAGCATCGGAGGCGGCTTTGGCACCACTTCGCGTTATCTTGGTACTCCTATGGATAACATTGTAGAGGTTGAGTACATGCTGTACAACGGCACTATTGTCAAGGCTGGAAGAGGCTCCGAGCTCCTTTGGGCTGCTCAAGGTGCTGGAGCTTCCTATGGTATCATTCTCTCCATGACTACCAAGACCTTCAAGCCTGAGTTCGAcaaggccatcaacttcACTCTGTCCATGGGTGATCTCAGCCCCAGAGACGGTGCCAGGGCGCTCGTGGCCATCCAGGACTACGCTACCAGCAAGGACTGCCCTGATACCTTTGCTTTCCGATGGAGCTTGATGGCTCCTCCCTACGATGGTACTGGATACTTCTATGGCAACCCCGACAGCTTTGACGGTGTGATTCGTCCTCTTGTTAATAAGCTCAAGACAATTAAATCCACCgtcgaggtcaagaagactgTCCTTCCCTGGTGGGACCTTGAAGTTGCTGTCGCCGGTGCTGGCATGAACCAACCCGACGGCGGATTTCTCGGCGGCCGAGCATTCTACACTCAATCTCTCACCACTACAACCGACCACCCTCTCACTCTTGAACAAGCTCAGATTCTTTTCGAGAGCACGACACTGGCCTTCAACCGAACTGACCTGACAAAGTTTGCCTACCTTGATCTCTGGGGCGGTGTCTCCCGCAACATCAAGGATAGCGATACAGGCTATGCTCATGGCAGAAACCTGTGGTTGATTCGCTGGGATGCCAACTCTGTCAACCCCTTCGTCTTCCCTGCCGACGCTATTCCTTACCTGAGAGGTCTTATGAAGCCATTCGAGGATGCTCTTGTCAAGGGCGGCTCTAAACTCCGTGGCTTTGTCAACTATGCTGATACCGAGCTTACCGAAAAGGAGTGGAGCTCACGTCTCTATGGTGCAAACTATGAGAgactcaagaagatcaaggccaaaaTTGATCCTGAGGGCCTTTTCACTGGTCACAAGCAGTCAATCCCGCTGCCTTAA
- a CDS encoding related to multidrug resistance protein, which translates to MDADNEKKILVEDSTTTTTQKDEPEKQAELGDLWRVFRFADRLDWILNFTSLICSIASGATLPLMTIVFGQFTGRFSDYASGKIDPEGFQDEVNTFVLWFVYLFVGKFVLSYLATLTVTVSGIRTTRVLRQRFLEHLLRTEIWYFDTANVGSPATQMTTNVTRINQGIAEKLSLLIQGLAMFVSSFVVAIAVQWKLALITLTVVPLFFFIIGVGMTLDAPIEAKVQGSYSQANVFAQEVMASIRTVHAFWAQGRMILRYDDYLKEAHVHGKKKSFMYGVMSSSTYFCMYAGNALAFWQGFRMYQSGEIDSVGTVFTVVLSVLLASSSIGLLYPQVPALANGAAAASELFKIFDKPSSLDPFGDEGKAPENCHGHLEVENVSFSYPSRPDTNVLNNISLNIPAGKTTAIVGASGSGKSTIIGLLERWYLPTSGRFLLDGMDVSMLNVKWLRSQMALVQQEPVLFRGTVFENVAKGFTEAQKALSLDDQRKLVQEACEASYAHEFIQKLEQGYDTYLGERGGTLSGGQKQRVAIARSVVSNPKILLLDEATSALDPNAERIVQKALSRVSQERTTVVIAHRLSTIKDADNIVVVSAGQVVEQGNHEELLALNAHYARLIRAQNLTVSANDVQKDMGAKQDMVEVETDEEVARIMTAQTEKSMVLKDGDAKPKDRSILTSIFLILKEQKALLPHIIVAALACSIAAATWPGQAVLFSRLITAFSSSQPSASDANFYALMFFVIALGNLVAYFTIGYISNHVAQSISHQYRLELFSRMVVMDIDFFDRTENSSGALASTLSSVPTSLTELLGLNIYVVLVMAVNITASSILALAYGWKLALVMVFAGLPLLMGSGYFKIRLESRLHESNEARFRESASLASEAVSALRTVASLTAESDFIQAYSETLSSIVAQSVKSLSISMVAYAFSQSIEFLVMALGFWYGSRLISSGEYTSEQFFLIFMGVLFAGQAGAQLFANLGSLTRAKGAANYLFNLREEQPVVRETDENKDRGPDLGQPISVDNVHFKYKSRSTKVLHGLSMDINPSQFVAVCGPSGCGKSTLVSLLERYYDPTSGKICVGGQDIKDVSPRLYRNEMSMVQQEPVLYEGSVRENILMGLDGDIDDTSEERLNEAARQANILDFVSSLPEGFNTPCGARGTAFSGGQRQRIAIARALIRRPKLLLLDEATSALDTHSEQLVQEALEQTRKESGCSVIAVAHRLSTIRNADVIFVLVGGKVVEVGTHEELQAKGGVYADMCQAQSLDREA; encoded by the exons ATGGATGCcgacaacgagaagaagatccttgttgaggattcaactacaacaacaacacaaaaGGATGAGCCTGAAAAGCAGGCTGAACTTGGAGATCTTTGG CGCGTCTTTCGATTCGCCGACCGCCTCGACTGGATCCTCAACTTCACGTCCCTTATCTGCTCCATCGCTTCTGGAGCAACACTCCCCTTGATGACTATTGTCTTTGGGCAATTCACAGGCCGATTTAGTGACTATGCGAGTGGCAAGATCGACCCCGAGGGTTTTCAGGATGAGGTCAACACATTCGTCCTATGGTTTGTCTACCTCTTTGTGGGCAAATTTGTCCTCAGCTATCTGGCCACCTTAACTGTTACCGTTTCCGGAATCCGAACGACACGAGTACTTCGACAGCGTTTCTTGGAACACCTTCTTCGAACCGAGATCTGGTACTTTGATACAGCTAATGTTGGATCACCCGCGACGCAGATGACCACCAATGTTACTCGTATCAACCAGGGTATTGCTGAGAAACTGTCACTTCTTATCCAGGGACTGGCTATGTTCGTATCATCCTTTGTCGTCGCGATAGCAGTTCAGTGGAAGCTGGCACTTATCACTTTGACTGTTgtgcctctcttcttcttcatcattggtGTCGGAATGACCCTTGATGCGCCAATCGAAGCAAAGGTCCAGGGCAGTTACTCCCAAGCCAATGTCTTCGCTCAAGAGGTTATGGCTTCCATCCGAACGGTCCATGCCTTCTGGGCACAGGGCAGAATGATATTGCGATACGATGACTATCTCAAAGAGGCTCACGTCCAcggaaagaagaagtctttCATGTACGGTGTCATGAGCTCATCAACTTACTTCTGCATGTACGCTGGAAATGCTTTGGCCTTCTGGCAGGGTTTCCGCATGTACCAGAGTGGTGAGATCGACTCTGTCGGTACTGTGTTCAC CGTTGTGTTATCTGTCTTGCTTGCATCATCGTCGATCGGTCTTCTCTATCCACAGGTCCCAGCCCTGGCCAACGGCGCGGCAGCAGCTtccgagctcttcaagattTTCGATAAGCCATCCTCACTGGATCCTTTCGGCGATGAAGGCAAAGCCCCTGAGAACTGTCACGGACATCTCGAGGTAGAGAACGTTTCATTCTCATACCCATCTCGACCCGACACAAACGtgctcaacaacatcagTCTGAACATCCCAGCTGGCAAAACGACTGCCATTGTTGGGGCCAGTGGCTCTGGAAAGAGTACTATAATTGGTTTGTTGGAGAGATGGTATCTACCAACCTCTGGCcgcttccttcttgatggcatGGATGTATCCATGCTTAATGTCAAGTGGCTTAGGTCCCAGATGGCTCTTGTCCAGCAG GAACCTGTTCTTTTCAGAGGAACGGTGTTTGAGAATGTGGCCAAGGGCTTCACAGAGGCACAGAAGGCCCTGAGCCTTGATGACCAGAGGAAACTGGTGCAGGAAGCCTGCGAAGCCAGCTACGCTCACGAGTTCATTCAAAAACTCGAACAG GGATATGATACATATCTCGGCGAGCGAGGCGGTACGCTTAGCGGTGGCCAAAAGCAGCGAGTTGCCATTGCACGCAGCGTGGTCTCTAACCCTaagatccttctccttgatgaagCAACAAGTGCCCTCGATCCCAACGCCGAGCGAATCGTTCAGAAGGCCCTGTCGCGAGTTTCTCAAGAGCGAACCACGGTAGTCATCGCGCATCGCCTATCAACCATCAAGGACGCTGACAATATCGTCGTTGTGTCAGCTGGCCAGGTCGTTGAGCAGGGCAATCACGAGGAACTTCTTGCACTCAATGCTCACTATGCCAGACTCATTCGTGCACAGAACCTTACAGTTTCTGCGAATGACGTTCAAAAGGACATGGGTGCGAAGCAAGATATGGTCGAAGTCGAGACAGACGAGGAGGTGGCGCGCATCATGACAGCACAAACTGAGAAGTCCATGGTGCTCAAGGATGGAGACGCAAAGCCCAAGGACCGCTCTATTTTAACGAGCATCTTCCTTATTCTCAAAGAACAAAAGGCTCTTCTCCCTCACATCATTGTTGCAGCACTCGCCTGCAGTATCGCCGCAGCTACCTGGCCAGGTCAAGCTGTCCTGTTCTCCCGACTTATCACAGCCTTCTCTTCCAGTCAACCCTCTGCATCAGATGCTAACTTCTATGCGCTCATGTTCTTCGTCATTGCCCTTGGCAATCTGGTCGCTTACTTCACCATTGGGTACATCTCCAACCACGTGGCCCAATCCATCTCTCATCAGTACCGTCTTGAATTGTTCAGTCGCATGGTAGTCATGGACATTGACTTCTTCGATCGAACTGAGAATTCATCTGGTGCATTGGCTTCAACATTGTCCTCGGTCCCCACGAGCTTGACAGAGCTTCTGGGACTGAACATCTATGTTGTTCTCGTCATGGCTGTCAACATAACTGCTAGCTCCATTCTTGCACTGGCGTATGGCTGGAAACTGGCTCTTGTCATGGTCTTTGCAGGGCTGCCTCTTCTCATGGGTTCTGGTTACTTCAAGATCCGCCTTGAATCTAGACTTCATGAAAGCAATGAGGCAAGATTCCGAGAAAGTGCCAGTCTTGCTAGCGAAGCTGTCTCCGCTTTGAGGACCGTTGCCTCTTTGACCGCCGAGTCTGACTTTATTCAGGCATACTCAGAGACTCTGTCAAGCATCGTCGCCCAATCAGTCAAGTCTCTCTCGATCTCAATGGTTGCATACGCCTTCTCGCAATCCATCGAGTTTCTGGTTATGGCACTCGGATTCTGGTACGGTTCACGACTCATATCCTCTGGAGAGTATACATCAGAAcagttcttcctcatcttcatgggTGTTTTGTTTGCGGGCCAAGCTGGTGCCCAGCTGTTTGCCAACTTGGGTAGTCTCACAAGAGCAAAGGGTGCGGCAAACTATCTCTTTAACCTGCGGGAGGAGCAACCTGTCGTGCGGGAGACTGATGAGAACAAAGATCGAGGTCCTGATCTTGGTCAGCCCATTAGTGTTGACAACGTTCACTTCAAGTACAAGAGTCGCAGTACCAAGGTACTCCATGGACTTTCAATGGAT ATCAACCCATCTCAGTTTGTTGCTGTTTGCGGTCCCAGTGGCTGCGGCAAATCAACCCTGGTATCTCTACTTGAGCGATACTACGATCCTACATCTGGCAAGATCTGCGTTGGCGGGCAAGACATCAAGGATGTTTCACCTCGTCTCTATCGTAATGAGATGTCTATGGTTCAACAAGAGCCTGTCCTATACGAAGGCAGTGTACGAGAGAACATCTTGATGGGTCTCGATGGTGACATTGACGATACATCTGAAGAGCGACTCAACGAGGCTGCTCGACAGGCCAATATCCTCGATTTTGTCTCATCCCTTCCAGAAGGATTCAACACTCCATGCGGTGCCCGAGGCACAGCATTTTCGGGTGGTCAGCGTCAACGAATCGCTATTGCCCGTGCTCTTATCCGCAGACcgaagcttcttcttctcgatgaggCAACTTCGGCGCTAGATACACACTCGGAGCAACTCGTCCAGGAGGCACTGGAACAGACGAGAAAGGAAAGCGGATGCAGTGTGATTGCGGTTGCCCATCGACTTTCGACTATTCGAAACGCTGATGTCATCTTTGTGCTTGTTGGTGGAAAGGTTGTTGAGGTGGGAACGCATGAGGAACTTCAGGCTAAGGGAGGTGTATATGCGGATATGTGTCAGGCTCAGTCTCTAGATAGAGAGGCCTAG
- a CDS encoding related to secretory lipase — MFSKTTFLPFAALIALTASQNLQATLHTTSWNSTFKLSPQQLSLASLTTEQGAQINNIINFDRTLLANGGPHQDDFYTLPPGLKIPKVAGELIKLQEITDPEPYTIPASTAMSRFLYSTTNINGTLIPASAYILWPYTTKKMKSVPDGKAPTVLWTHGTSGWYPTAAPSTHRSLFYQDFVPYALALAGYAVVAPDYAGLGVGTSWDGTAIPHEYGIYQAGGADALNSLRAALTAFPQRLTTDYVNVGHSQGGAVGWGVSELLAEKKGKFKDLVKGHLGTLLFAPPTDAFSLPATSITTWVGKYLNQVYPEFKLSDWLTPLGIDRVTLFNQVEGSQSVSGFLFRSEKEIVQPDWMNTWSVAALKRIVNPGERPWKGPLFIIHGEEDPAVHYNASLATSKATCEKYPGDLEFLGVPGVGHFPGMYATRSIWMDWINDRFEGRKVQNQGCLQSQVDRFLPDGHYQHDPNSFPLWAGKSEWAYELPQGH; from the coding sequence ATGTTTTCTAAAACTACCTTTCTTCCCTTTGCGGCCCTTATAGCTCTCACAGCTAGCCAAAATCTACAGGCCACTCTACATACAACTTCATGGAACTCAACATTCAAACTCTCGCCTCAGCAACTTAGTCTTGCCAGCTTGACCACTGAACAAGGTGCGcagatcaacaacatcatcaactttgaCCGAACTCTACTCGCCAATGGTGGTCCTCACCAAGATGACTTTTACACCCTGCCCCCTGGTCTGAAGATCCCCAAGGTCGCGGGCGAGCTTATCAAGCTCCAAGAAATAACAGATCCAGAGCCATACACAATTCCTGCTTCGACCGCAATGTCTCGTTTCCTCTACTCAACTACAAATATTAATGGTACTCTTATTCCTGCTTCTGCTTACATCCTTTGGCCATATACCACCAAGAAAATGAAAAGCGTTCCCGACGGAAAGGCGCCAACTGTACTTTGGACTCACGGCACATCTGGATGGTATCCCACTGCCGCACCATCTACCCATCGCAGTCTCTTCTATCAAGACTTTGTGCCATATGCCTTGGCTCTAGCAGGGTATGCTGTTGTGGCCCCTGACTACGCTGGTCTCGGCGTTGGGACCTCATGGGATGGGACTGCCATTCCTCACGAATATGGCATCTATCAGGCTGGTGGAGCAGATGCTCTCAATTCCCTGAGAGCTGCTTTAACTGCATTTCCACAGCGTTTGACAACTGATTATGTAAATGTTGGTCATAGTCAGGGAGGTGCCGTTGGATGGGGTGTCTCTGAGCTTCTTGcggaaaagaagggaaaatTCAAGGATCTCGTTAAGGGCCATCTAGGAACCCTTCTTTTTGCCCCACCGACAGATGCATTCTCGTTGCCAGCTACTTCGATTACTACCTGGGTTGGTAAATATCTGAACCAAGTCTATCCTGAGTTCAAGCTTAGTGACTGGCTTACACCTCTGGGTATCGACCGAGTCACTCTTTTCAACCAGGTTGAGGGATCTCAAAGCGTCAGCGGCTTTCTCTTCCGCTCTGAAAAGGAGATAGTCCAGCCTGACTGGATGAACACATGGTCTGTGGCCGCTCTCAAAAGAATCGTTAACCCCGGTGAGAGGCCTTGGAAGGGACCTCTGTTTATCATCCATGGTGAAGAAGACCCAGCGGTGCATTACAACGCATCATTGGCTACTTCGAAGGCTACTTGCGAGAAGTATCCTGGTGATCTGGAGTTCTTGGGTGTTCCTGGAGTTGGTCACTTTCCTGGTATGTATGCAACTAGGTCGATTTGGATGGATTGGATCAATGATCGGTTTGAGGGACGCAAGGTCCAAAACCAAGGCTGTTTGCAGTCCCAAGTTGACCGATTCCTACCTGACGGTCATTATCAGCATGATCCAAACTCCTTTCCTTTGTGGGCCGGCAAGTCAGAATGGGCTTATGAGCTTCCTCAGGGTCATTAG
- a CDS encoding related to dienelactone hydrolase family protein — protein MKFFQPIAVFLSLLTSIAPGGVLAAEESATAQHQKGETVRYQGLNLYVSKPGRFNLGHKKPGKRTGVLLLTDVYGIQLKENRELVDDFAKEGFFAVAPDLFRGDPAKETPGFNITEFLAKHPPSVTDPIVAKAINYLRNELEVNSVAATGYCYGGRYVFRSLGENGKVDVGFTAHPSLLATDEIEAVRKPVSIAGAGQFQPVIAIKEKTKADMDIAEDQIFPQPRQAETEAILTKLGKPFTSVLYSGTTHGFAVRANASNPQQVFAKDEAFYQAVRFFNAWA, from the exons ATGAAGTTTTTCCAGCCCATTGCCGTCTTTCTGTCTCTCCTCACCTCTATTGCCCCGGGCGGGGTGTTGGCGGCGGAAGAATCGGCAACTGCTCAACATCAGAAGGGCGAGACTGTGAGATACCAAGGAC TGAATTTATATGTATCCAAGCCCGGGAGGTTTAACCTTGGTCACAAGAAGCCTGGGAAAAGAACaggtgttcttcttcttaccgATGTCTACGGCATCCAGTTGAAGGAGAACCGAGA ATTGGTCGATGACTTTGCCAAAGAGGGTTTTTTTGCTGTTGCACCAGACTTGTTTCGAGGTGATCCGGCAAAAGAAACTCCAGGCTTCAACATTACCGAGTTTCTTGCCAAGCATCCTCCCAGTGTCACTGACCCAATTGTTGCAAAGGCAATCAACTACCTACGCAATGAACTCGAAGTGAACTCCGTCGCTGCAACAGGCTATTGCTACGGTGGACGTTACGTCTTTCGTTCACTTGGCGAAAACGGTAAAGTCGATGTTGGCTTCACTGCTCATCCTAGTCTCTTGGCtacagatgagattgaggctgtcaGAAAGCCCGTGTCGATCGCTGGTGCAGGTCAGTTTCAGCCCGTAATAGcaataaaagaaaagacaaaAGCTGATATGGATATAGCCGAGGACCAGATTTTCCCCCAGCCCAGACAAGCAGAGACTGAAGCCATCCTCACTAAATTAGGCAAGCCTTTTACTTCGGTTCTGTACAGTGGTACTACTCATGGTTTTGCTGTTCGTGCAAATGCATCAAACCCACAGCAGGTTTTTGCCAAAGACGAAGCGTTCTATCAGGCTGTTCGTTTCTTTAATGCATGGGCCTAA
- a CDS encoding related to NADPH-dependent aldehyde reductase, whose translation MSEHQTAIPKGSWVLVTAANGHTGSHIVFELLKRDFKVRGTVRDLESSQWLLEDEFVSKCAERGHIELVIADTTKPHDFDRAVQDVAAVIHVAVIGDLVPDPNVAISAAIESALSVCRSAAKEPSVKRFVFTSTFWAATFPVPGVGDTITNLDSWNDAAIQAAWAPPPYDADRIMPVYFAAKAEAEKAVWKFVKDEKLPWVINSVSPCVILGDLRDDKHLRSVPPQLVEQLYLGIIEKLQTPAMYYSHVADVAIIHVAAAIDPDVQGQRIQVLASSFVENFISGDPKLIYKIENDIALDLLQKWAGRGWISLEASVTEVVDYLIKTKRLDDK comes from the exons ATGTCCGAGCATCAAACGGCTATCCCCAAAGGATCCTGGGTTCTTGTGACAGCCGCAAACGGCCATACTGGAAGCCATATTGTCTTCGAGCTACTGAAGAGAGACTTCAAGGTCCGCGGCACTGTTCGAGACTTGGAGTCCAGCCAGTGGCTACTGGAGGATGAATTTGTTTCGAAATGTGCCGAACGCGGCCATATCGAGCTTGTAATTGCTGACACGACCAAACCCCACGACTTCGACAGAGCCGTACAGGATGTCGCGGCTGTCATACATGTTGCAGTCATCGGAGACTTGGTTCCTGATCCCAATGTTGCTATTTCAGCTGCTATAGAATCAGCCTTGTCTGTTTGTCGATCAGCAGCAAAGGAGCCATCAGTCAAGCGGTTTGTCTTCACTTCGACCTTTTGGGCTGCTACCTTTCCAGTTCCTGGCGTCGGGGACACCATTACAAACCTTGACAGTTGGAACGATGCTGCTATTCAAGCTGCTtgggctcctcctccataTGATGCAGATCGCATTATGCCAGTTTATTTCgcagccaaggctgaggcagAAAAGGCTGTTTGGAAGTTTGTCAAAGATGAGAAACTCCCCTGGGTAATCAACTCGGTCAGTCCTTGTGTTATCCTGGGAGACCTCCGAGATGATAAGCATCTACGGTCTGTACCGCCCCAGCTCGTTGAACAGCTGTATCTGGGGATTATTGAAAAGCTGCAAACCCCTGcta TGTATTACAGCCACGTCGCCGATGTCGCGATTATTCATGTCGCCGCCGCAATCGACCCCGACGTCCAAGGTCAACGCATTCAGGTTCTCGCATCATC CTTCGTTGAAAACTTTATTTCGGGTGACCCAAAATTGATATACAAGATTGAGAACGATATTGCTCTTGATCTCTTACAGAAATGGGCCGGGCGTGGTTGGATCAGTTTGGAGGCGAGTGTTACAGAAGTAGTGGATTACTTGATCAAAACCAAGAGGCTGGATGACAAGTAG
- a CDS encoding related to cofilin, producing the protein MASASGVLIDQDCITAANDLRFAKGSSKIKFVIFKITDDEQRVVVEETSPDAEYETFRQKLLSAVDKSGKSAPRYALYDVDYDLGEDGKRTRTIFISWVPQTSSIKLRMLYASTMEYLKKAVNMSVFIHADNQEDIEWEELVKTASGGKAK; encoded by the exons ATGGCG TCTGCTTCTGG TGTTTTGATTGACCAAGACTGCATCACCGCTGCCAATGATCTTCGATTTGCAAAAGGATCGAGTAAGATCAAGTTCGTTATCTTCAAGATCACCGACGACGAGCAGcgtgttgttgttgaagagacaTCTCCTGATGCTGAATATGAGACGTTCCGCCAGAAGCTTCTCTCTGCGGTTGACAAGTCTGGGAAATCGGCTCCGCGCTATGCACTCTACGATGTCGATTACgaccttggagaagatgggaaAAG GACTAGGACCATCTTCATATCTTGGGTTCCACAGACCTCGTCTATCAAG CTTCGCATGCTCTACGCTAGTACGATGGAATATTTGAAAAAGGCAGTCAACATGAGTGTTTTTATTCATGCCGATAATCAAGAGGATATTGAGTGGGAGGAGTTGGTCAAGACTGCAAGTGGTGGCAAAGCCAAATGA